A window of the Butyricimonas faecalis genome harbors these coding sequences:
- a CDS encoding UpxY family transcription antiterminator, with the protein MKIDECTPENVHTVGDGETPPCAGLTPNVLPEAQSTISAVSSHTGVSTRNVHTGTTLKQQKQEDTPHWYALRCTYGREKAAYDYFVAKGIIAFYPTTNAVKIINGKRKVVAESRLPNIFFAFGTEEQIKTFVYDNVNLPFLRFYYRHVHVGCRINKTPLIVPDYQMESLKIICAADADNTIVSLDEVPKFEKGQLVRVVDGAFKGVVGRVARWQGQQRVGVVVEGLITMVTAYVPNAFLELVE; encoded by the coding sequence ATGAAAATCGATGAATGTACACCAGAAAATGTACACACCGTTGGAGATGGTGAAACTCCTCCTTGCGCTGGGCTTACCCCCAACGTCCTCCCCGAAGCTCAAAGCACTATATCAGCAGTGAGTTCACATACAGGGGTGTCCACCAGAAATGTGCATACGGGAACGACATTAAAGCAACAGAAGCAGGAAGATACTCCCCATTGGTACGCCCTCCGTTGCACATATGGAAGAGAGAAAGCAGCATACGATTATTTTGTAGCTAAGGGCATCATCGCTTTCTATCCCACTACTAATGCAGTTAAAATTATCAACGGCAAACGCAAAGTTGTCGCTGAATCACGATTGCCCAACATTTTCTTCGCATTCGGTACAGAAGAACAAATTAAGACTTTTGTTTACGACAACGTAAACCTCCCATTCCTTCGTTTTTACTATCGCCACGTCCACGTTGGCTGCAGAATCAACAAGACACCATTGATAGTCCCCGACTATCAGATGGAAAGTCTGAAGATTATCTGTGCAGCCGATGCGGACAATACTATCGTGTCGTTAGACGAAGTGCCCAAGTTCGAGAAAGGTCAATTAGTACGAGTTGTTGACGGTGCATTCAAGGGAGTCGTTGGACGAGTGGCGAGATGGCAAGGACAACAGAGAGTAGGTGTGGTTGTTGAAGGTTTGATAACGATGGTGACAGCATATGTGCCAAATGCGTTTCTAGAATTAGTTGAATAA